In Miscanthus floridulus cultivar M001 chromosome 8, ASM1932011v1, whole genome shotgun sequence, the sequence AACAAACAATTTTGATAGCTCTCGTGTGATTAGTGGCGGAGGGCATGGAGTTGTGTTTAAAGGAATTCTAGATCTGCATGTTGTGGCAATCAAAGAAATCAAAGATAGTAGTACAAAGAGAAATCAATGAATTCATAAATGAAGTTGCAGTTCTTTCTCAAGTGAACCATAGAAATGTGGTGAAACTCTTAGGCTGTTGTCTTGAGACAGAAGTTCCATTGCTAGTTTATGAGTTCATTTCAAATGGTACCCTTTATAATCATCTAAATGTGGAAGGACCAATATCACTATCATGGAAAGATAGAATAAGGATTGCACTCGAAGTTGCTAGAGCTTTGTCTTACCTACATTCAGCTGCTTCGATGCCAATATTTCATAGAGATATTAAGTCACCCAATATACTTCTTGATGATAGTTTAACAACAAAAGTATCAGACTTTGGAGCTTCTAGGTACATTCCAATTGATCAAACAGGAGTAACAACTCTTATTCAAGGAACGATGGGTTACTTAGACCCTATGTATCATTACACCGGCCAACTAACGGACAAGAGTGATGTCTTTAGTTTTGGCGTTCTTCTTATAGAATTGCTTACTAAAAAGAAACCGTTTATCTACAGATCCAATGATGGCGATAATCTTGTTTCATATTTTGAGAAGATGCTCGCAGCAAACAACTTAGTAGGTATAGTAGATCCTCAAGTCATGGAGGAGGAAGATGGAGACCTCCAAGAAGTAGCCACACTTGCAATGGTATGTACTAAATTAAGGGGAGAAGATCGGCCTAGAACGAGGGAAGTGGATATG encodes:
- the LOC136476873 gene encoding LOW QUALITY PROTEIN: wall-associated receptor kinase 3-like (The sequence of the model RefSeq protein was modified relative to this genomic sequence to represent the inferred CDS: deleted 1 base in 1 codon); translated protein: MIITLRELEKATNNFDSSRVISGGGHGVVFKGILDLHVVAIKKSKIVVQREINEFINEVAVLSQVNHRNVVKLLGCCLETEVPLLVYEFISNGTLYNHLNVEGPISLSWKDRIRIALEVARALSYLHSAASMPIFHRDIKSPNILLDDSLTTKVSDFGASRYIPIDQTGVTTLIQGTMGYLDPMYHYTGQLTDKSDVFSFGVLLIELLTKKKPFIYRSNDGDNLVSYFEKMLAANNLVGIVDPQVMEEEDGDLQEVATLAMVCTKLRGEDRPRTREVDMTLENLLVRKKLVPCIITQRRNNEDGTQVQHMSIESVTNDSSRQYTMEEEILLSASYPR